One window from the genome of Strix aluco isolate bStrAlu1 chromosome 28, bStrAlu1.hap1, whole genome shotgun sequence encodes:
- the VAMP5 gene encoding vesicle-associated membrane protein 5 encodes MAPLSLCCPHSVPSLWCPCPRGPYGPIVPLLSPQRPFPVVSLSRGPYGPIVPLLSPVCPFPVVPLSPRSPCPHMPLPCSTHSPPTPHPHTSPSPGSHCPHVSPTPPCPQAGLARCQREAEEVTELMKQNFARALERDGRLSDLDSRAQELRAMGESFVRSTQAVAQQQHRGHRRWRLVAIGLVTLFLLLLFLVLALALGLPRPPPAIITVTVPVPLGTPPGATGSLPGLGETLQ; translated from the exons ATGGCCCCATTGTCCCTCTGTTGTCCCCACAGCGTCCCTTCCCTGTGGTGTCCTTGTCCCCGTGGTCCCTATGGCCCCATTGTCCCTCTATTGTCCCCACAGCGTCCCTTCCCTGTGGTGTCCTTGTCCCGTGGTCCCTATGGCCCCATTGTCCCTCTGTTGTCCCCAGTGTGTCCCTTCCCTGTGGTGCCCTTGTCCCCACGGTCCCCTTGTCCCCATatgccccttccctgcagcacccacagtccccccaccccccatccccacacTTCCCCGTCCCCGGGGTCCCACTGTCCCCACgtgtcccccacccctccctgtccccaggcgGGGCTGGCGCGGTGCCAGCGCGAGGCCGAGGAGGTGACGGAGCTGATGAAGCAGAATTTCGCCCGGGCGCTGGAGCGGGACGGGCGCCTCAGCGACCTCGACAGCCGCGCCCAGGAGCTGCGCGCCATG GGCGAAAGCTTCGTCCGCAGCACGCAGGCGGTGgcgcagcagcagcacaggggacaCCGGCGCTGGCGCCTGGTGGCCATCGGCCTCgtcaccctcttcctcctcctcctcttcctcgtcctcGCCCTGGCGCTAGGGCTGCCGCGGCCACCCCCTGCCATCATCACTGTCACCGTCCCTGTCCCCCTCGGTACCCCCCCTGGTGCCACGGGGAGCCTGCCAGGACTTGGGgagaccctacaataa
- the USP39 gene encoding ubiquitin carboxyl-terminal hydrolase 39 — protein sequence MSSRGKREREARAAPRGPGGGGSSSSSSSSRGSSRSRREGDAERSRGRREAERDRGRREAVEPGLALPLPVDPARIKREAGTGSWGGSAIPTGPVRVKREREPDGDSDPEPEPTVRYGRFDPEDQRSRHCPYLDTINKSVLDFDFEKLCSISLSHINVYACLVCGKYFQGRGLKSHAYIHSVQFSHHVFLNLHTLKFYCLPDNYEIIDSSLEDITYVLKPTFTAQQITNLDKQAKLSRAYDGTTYLPGIVGLNNIKANDYANAVLQALSNVPPLRNYFLEEENYKSIQRPPGDIMFLLVQRFGELMRKLWNPRNFKAHVSPHEMLQAVVLCSKKNFQITKQGDGVDFLSWFLNALHSALGGTKKKKKTIVTDVFQGSMRIFTKKLPHPDLPAEEKAQLLQNTEYQEMMVESTFMYLTLDLPTAPLYKDEKEQLIIPQVPLFSILAKFNGATEKEYKTYKENFLKRFQLTKLPPYLIFCIKRFTKNNFFVEKNPTIVNFPITNVDLREYLSEEVQAAHANTTYDLIANIVHDGKPSEGSYRIHVLHHGTGKWYELQDLQVTDILPQMITLSEAYIQIWKRREEDETNQQGA from the exons ATGTCGAGCCGCGGGAAGCGGGAGCGGGAggcccgggcggccccgcggggcccgggcggcggcggctcgtcttcctcctcctcctcctcacgggGCTCGTCGCGGAGCCGCCGGGAGGGGGATGCGGAGCGgtcccgggggcggcgggaggcggagCGAGACcgcgggaggcgggaggcggtGGAGCCGGGCCTGGCCCTGCCGCTGCCGGTTGATCCCGCCCGGATCAAGCGGGAGGCGGGGACCGGCTCCTGGGGGGGCTCCGCCATCCCCACCGGCCCGGTGCGGGTCAAGCGTGAGCGTGAGCCTGATGGCGACTCCGATCCTGAGCCCGAGCCCACCG TGCGCTACGGCCGCTTCGACCCCGAGGACCAGCGCAGCCGGCACTGCCCCTACTTGGACACCATCAACAA GAGCGTCCTGGATTTCGATTTCGAGAAGCTCTGCTCCATCTCACTGTCCCACATCAATGTCTACGCCTGCCTCGTCTGCGGGAAGTACTTCCAGG GCCGCGGGCTGAAGTCTCACGCCTACATCCACAGCGTCCAGTTCAGCCACCACGTCTTCCTCAACCTCCACACGCTCAAGTTTTACTGCCTCCCCGACAACTACGAGATCATCGACTCCTCTCTGGAGGACATCACG TACGTGCTGAAGCCCACCTTCACCGCGCAGCAGATCACCAACTTGGACAAGCAGGCCAAGCTCTCCCGTGCCTACGATGGCACCACGTACCTGCCTGGCATCGTGGGGCTCAACAACATCAAAGCCAATGATTACGCCAACGCCGTCCTCCAG GCTTTATCCAACGTGCCGCCGCTGAGGAATTATTTTTTGGAGGAGGAGAACTACAAGAGCATCCAGCGCCCGCCCGGGGACATCATGTTCCTGCTGGTGCAGCGTTTTGGGGAGCTGATGCGGAAACTTTGGAACCCCCGGAACTTCAAAGCTCACGTTTCGCCCCACGAGATGCTGCAGGCCGTGGTTCTCTGCAGCAAGAAGAACTTCCAGATCACCAAGCAAG GGGACGGGGTGGACTTTCTCTCCTGGTTCCTGAACGCGCTACACTCGGCCCTGGGCGGcacgaagaagaagaagaaga CCATTGTCACCGACGTTTTCCAGGGCTCTATGCGCATCTTCACCAAAAAACTGCCTCACCCGGATCTG CCAGCCGAGGAGAAGGCGCAGCTCCTGCAGAACACCGAGTACCAGGAGATGATGGTGGAATCCACCTTCATGTACCTGACGTTGGACCTTCCCACCGCCCCGCTCTACAAGGACGAGAAGGAGCAGCTCATCAtcccccaggtccccctcttCAGCATCTTGGCCAAATTCAACGGGGCCACCGAGAAGGAGTACAAAACCTACAAGGAGAACTTTCTCAAGCGCTTCCAGCTCACCAAGCTGCCTCCCTACCTCATCTTCTGCATCAAGCGCTTCACCAAGAACAACTTCTTTGTCGAGAAGAACCCCACCATCGTCAACTTCCCCATCAC GAACGTGGACCTGCGGGAATACCTGTCAGAGGAGGTGCAGGCGGCGCACGCCAACACCACCTACGACCTCATCGCCAACATTGTGCACGACGGGAAACCCTCGGAGGGCTCCTACCGCATCCACGTGCTGCACCAC
- the C28H2orf68 gene encoding UPF0561 protein C2orf68 homolog, translated as MEATAGWRCRPGGRLDMSHGFVRHIRRNQIARDAYERAVRQARGRARGRLTPTPPRPRRPDQQVYRPRRPGGPGGGASPDPPTADTRGPRLFCLEYEGDDGHVTCVIVHQGDSAEEVTRRVCARSPLEPALRWALCQRVQDELSKRRGTG; from the exons ATGGAGGCGACCGCGGGCTGGCGCTGCCGCCCGGGTGGGCGACTCGATATGAGCCACGGTTTCGTGCGGCACATCCGCCGCAACCAGATCGCCAG GGACGCCTACGAGCGGGCGGTCCGGCaggcgcgggggcgggcgcggggccggctcaccccgacccccccccggccccgccgccccgaccAGCAGGTGTATCGACCCCGGCGGCCCG GGGGTCCCGGGGGAGGTGCCAGCCCGGATCCCCCCACCGCCGACACCCGCGGGCCCCGACTCTTCTGCCTGGAGTATGAGGGGGACGACGGCCACGTCACCTGTGTCATCGTGCACCAG GGGGACAGCGCGGAGGAGGTGACACGGCGGGTGTGCGCCCGGAGCCCGCTGGAGCCAGCCCTGCGCTGGGCCCTCTGCCAGCGGGTGCAGGACGAGCTCAGCAAGCGCCGAGGGACGGGGTGA